A window of Bos taurus isolate L1 Dominette 01449 registration number 42190680 breed Hereford chromosome 19, ARS-UCD2.0, whole genome shotgun sequence contains these coding sequences:
- the SRSF1 gene encoding serine/arginine-rich splicing factor 1 produces MSGGGVIRGPAGNNDCRIYVGNLPPDIRTKDIEDVFYKYGAIRDIDLKNRRGGPPFAFVEFEDPRDAEDAVYGRDGYDYDGYRLRVEFPRSGRGTGRGGGGGGGGGAPRGRYGPPSRRSENRVVVSGLPPSGSWQDLKDHMREAGDVCYADVYRDGTGVVEFVRKEDMTYAVRKLDNTKFRSHEGETAYIRVKVDGPRSPSYGRSRSRSRSRSRSRSRSNSRSRSYSPRRSRGSPRYSPRHSRSRSRT; encoded by the exons ATGTCGGGAGGTGGTGTGATTCGTGGCCCGGCAGGGAACAACGACTGCCGCATCTACGTAGGGAACTTACCTCCAGACATCCGAACCAAGGACATTGAGGACGTGTTCTACAAATACGGTGCTATCCGCGACATCGACCTGAAGAATCGCCGCGGAGGACCGCCCTTCGCCTTCGTTGAGTTCGAGGACCCGCG GGATGCGGAAGACGCGGTGTACGGTCGCGACGGCTATGATTACGATGGATATCGTCTGCGGGTGGAGTTTCCTCGAAGCGGCCGTGGTACAGGCCGAGGCGGCGGCGGGGGTGGAGGTGGCGGGGCTCCCCGGGGCCGCTATGGCCCCCCATCCAGGCGTTCTGAAAACAGAGTGGTTGTCTCTG gACTGCCTCCAAGTGGAAGCTGGCAGGATTTAAAGGATCACATGCGTGAAGCAGGTGATGTATGTTATGCTGATGTTTACCGAGATGGCACTGGTGTCGTGGAGTTTGTACGGAAAGAAGATATGACCTATGCAGTTCGAAAACTGGATAACACTAAGTTTAGATCTCATGAG GGAGAAACTGCCTACATCCGGGTTAAAGTTGATGGGCCCAGAAGTCCAAGTTATGGAAGATCTCGATCTCGAAGCCGTAGTCGTAGCAGAAGCCGTAGCAGAAGCAACAGCAGGAGTCGAAGTTATTCCCCAAGGAGAAGCAGAGGATCACCACGCTATTCTCCCCGTCATAGCAGATCTCGCTCTCGTACATAA